In one window of Nitrospinota bacterium DNA:
- the flgA gene encoding flagellar basal body P-ring formation chaperone FlgA → MKGKTSLIFISIIAITTMGIAYNTADGMVSVNLKEYSNISGERILLNKIAKIDGDKKEIKEIAPIYIGRLPLPGMTRTINKDYIKLRIKQNKADISKVALIGPEKVKVTRASREISEEEIREIVEEFLLKRIQWKRENIELKISYNGEILVPSHKEISYEVIPFKALNQNNIYLLDVIFKADSRIVEKIRVTAEIDRRVPVFFSSRPIDRNQIISENDVYMEERRISELPQRVIWELEDVVGKRAKRNIPANTILKKNLLEHPSLIKKGHLVTILAESKTLKITTKGEAREEGGKGDIIKVRNLSSKKIIGGLILDENTVKIEF, encoded by the coding sequence ATGAAAGGTAAAACATCCCTAATATTCATTAGTATCATTGCAATAACAACGATGGGGATAGCATATAACACTGCTGATGGAATGGTAAGCGTAAATCTAAAAGAATACAGCAATATATCAGGAGAAAGGATTCTTTTAAACAAGATAGCCAAAATTGATGGAGATAAAAAGGAGATAAAAGAGATCGCTCCAATTTATATAGGACGTTTACCTCTTCCAGGGATGACGAGAACCATTAATAAAGATTATATTAAATTAAGGATTAAGCAAAACAAAGCAGATATCTCAAAGGTTGCCCTTATTGGTCCTGAAAAGGTCAAGGTTACAAGGGCTTCCAGAGAGATATCTGAAGAAGAGATAAGGGAGATTGTAGAAGAATTCCTTTTGAAAAGGATCCAGTGGAAAAGAGAGAATATAGAATTAAAAATAAGTTATAACGGAGAGATATTAGTTCCTTCTCATAAGGAGATTTCATATGAGGTCATCCCTTTCAAAGCTTTAAACCAGAATAATATTTATCTATTAGATGTCATATTCAAAGCAGACAGTCGTATCGTAGAAAAGATTAGGGTTACTGCAGAGATAGATAGAAGAGTTCCTGTTTTTTTCTCATCTCGTCCTATAGATAGAAACCAAATCATCTCTGAAAATGATGTATATATGGAAGAGAGAAGAATTTCAGAATTACCTCAAAGGGTAATATGGGAATTAGAAGATGTTGTAGGAAAAAGAGCAAAAAGAAATATTCCAGCAAATACGATATTGAAAAAGAATTTATTAGAACATCCTTCTCTAATTAAAAAAGGTCATCTTGTAACGATTCTTGCAGAGTCAAAAACCCTAAAGATAACAACAAAAGGTGAAGCCAGAGAAGAAGGAGGCAAAGGAGATATAATTAAG